ATTACATCTTTATTTTTACAATTTTTAGAATAATTATAAATCCGACTGCATCTAGTATTAATGCCCCTATCATAATGGCAATTCCCAGAAACGAGTCAAACATTCTAATCATAGACTGAGGATCGGAGGCTGCATAAATCCCTCCTATTGCGAATGGCATCGCTGCAATAGTCATTCCTTGGAACATCCCTTGCGCGGTATAAGTATCTACTTTTTGTTGAAGACGAACACGTTCTCTAATAACGTTAACAATAGTGTCAAAAACTTCGGCAAGATTACCACCTGACTCACGAAGAATGTTGATACTTGAGACGAACATCTCATTGTCTTCTGTCGGAATTCTTTTTGCTAAGTTATCAAAGCACTCCTCTAGAGGAACACCAATTTTATTTTGTTGAAGGATTACATTGTACTCTTGCGAAATTGGCTCCGGCATTTCATCTACAACCATACCAACAGACTGAGGAAGAGAGAGACCAGCTCTAATTCCATTAGAAAGAAGTGTTAGAGCATCAACCATCTGAGATTGATATAACTTAACTCTTCTACTGACGAGATAATCAACAAATGGTTTTGGAATTTTAAATCCAATAAATGAAAGAAGAATTCCTAAAAAGAGCCCGAGACCCCATTTACTCAGCGCCCCTAATACTAAGAAAGTAAATCCACCTATTCCAACAGAAAGAAACAATAAAATATAAGTAATTCTCTCTGGCGCAATATCAATAAAAAGAAGCTCTAACTTTTCGAGAATATAAGTTCTCGTTCCAAGAGTTTGTCTTTCGATAAAATCGAAAATATGAACAGAGTACTTGTAACAAAAAGCAAAAATCATGATTCCCACGAGGGCAACCATTCCTTTAAAACCTAATAGTTGTAAAAATACACTCATATAATCTACTTCTTAACCGGCTTCTTTTGAGGAGGTCTCTTACCGCCAGGAGGAGCCTTTTTCTCTGGAGGTTTCACTGGAGCACCGGTATGTCTTGGTTCGTTACTAAAAAGTCCTCTCGGCACGTTATATCCCTTTTTTTCAAGGATCTCGATAAACTTAGGGATAAATCCACTTGCTTGGAACTCTCCAACAATTTTCCCGTTTTTATCCATATCTTTTTGATTGAAAGTAAAAATATCTTGAAGTGTGACAACTTCCCCTTGAATCCCACCAATTTCTGTTACATGTGTGACTTTACGAGAACCATCATCTAGACGCTTCTGCTGTACAATCAAGTGAACAGCACTAGCGATCATTTCTCTAATTGCCTTTGGAGTTAGTCCAGCACCAGCATACTGTACAAGTGTTTCTACACGCCCAATACACTCTCGCGGATTGTTTGAGTGAATTGTTGTCATCGAGCCGTCATGCCCTGTTCCCATGGCCTGAAGCATATCGAGAGTTTCACCACCACGACACTCACCAACGATAATTCTATCTGGTCTCATTCTCAGCGTTTGTTTTACAAGACAGCGGATATCAATTTCACCGTCACCTTCTAGCGAAGGTGGTCTCGTCTCAAGGCGGACAATATGATCTTGAGGGAAGTTAAGTTCGGCAGAGTCCTCACAAGTAATAATGCGTTCATTTGCTTGAATAAAGCTTCCAAGGATGTTGATAAGTGTCGTCTTACCTGATCCAGTACCACCACTTACAATAATATTTCTGTGAGCTTCAACTGCAATTCGCAGAAAGTCGGCCATATTCTGAGTGACAGAGCCAAATTTGATTAAGTCTTTGTAAGTTAGTCTTTCTGTTGGGAACTTACGAATTGTAATACAACAACCATCAATAGCAGATGGAGGAATAATCGCGTGAACCCTTGATCCATCGTGAAGTCTAGCATCTACATATGGAGTTTTCTCATCGATCCTTCTACCAATAGGAGCAACGATTCTTTCAATAACATTTAGAACCTGTCGATCATTAGTGAAAGTAATATCTGACTTTTTAATTTTTCCACTATGCTCATAAAAGATCTTATCTGGGCCAACGACCATAATTTCAGTACAATCACTATCTGCAAGAAGGTCTTCTAAAGGTCCTAATCCAAGAGCTTCATCGAGAATCTCTTTAACAATTCTATTCATATCTTCTCTAGATTTTAGAATTGTTTTTGTATCTTCTTTATTAAGGAGTTCAACGACTTTTTTCTTTGTCTGCTCTCTTAAAATAACTTGAGCTTTAGGATCATTGTCATCACTCTTTTTTAGATCCATCTCATCAACAAGACTTTTATGAATTCTTGATTTTAAATCTGTCCATACACTTTTAGACTTAGGATCAAGAGCTCCACCAGCGGTTCCACCACTCTTAGTTCCAATATCTGCAGGTTTATTAAGGCTAGAAAGAGTTCTAAGAACGTTCTTTTGTTGAAGTTTATTAACTACTTCAATAACACCTTTTGCGAAAGATGAATTCTTAGCGACAACAAGTGCTGGTTTTTTTTGGTTTAGAGCAAGAACACATGTTTGATCATCTTTTGGAATTGCTGAGAACACTCCTTTACCAATAGTTTTACCTACAACTTCAGGAGTAACGGGATGCCCTTTCTGATGCTGGTTTAAAATAACTTGCATCATATCTTTTGGAAACATCATCGTAACAAGTTCAGAGTACAATCTTTTTGTCTGATTTAAAGCGAGAATATCAGGAGTTACAACAATGAAAATCAATGTCGAATATTCCAAGGCCTTGAGAGTTAAAGGCGTTAATTCAGAACCACCATCAATAATTGTATATGGAAAAATTCCAGTACAGGCCTTCAGCGTTTTCCCAATACCTTCCGAATCAACACTATCACTTTCATTTGGATCACTTGGCATTCCAATATAATTCACTCCCGAAGGGTGTGGTGAAACAAATTGAATAATAGATCTTGGATCAATTGCTCCAGGAAACGAAGCAATATCTCGAACTGTCTTTTTCGGCTTTATTCCCGTAATAAAGTTCTGATCCCCACTGGCCCTTTGATCAAAGTCCATAAGTAGAACTTTACTTCGAGTTGAAGTAGCATAAGCAAAAGCAAGGTTCGCTGCAATTTGCGACTTCCCTTGTCCTCCCTTACCACCAATAACTGTTATAATATGACCTTTGGCCATTAACGTGTTCTCCTTCTGAACTTTCTTTTAATTTCTTCTGTTCCTTGAGAAGCAGACTGAATGATCTCAGGAGTGACGAAAACAACAAACTGACTTTTACCAGATGTATAGTTTTTCGATCGGATGAAAGAAAGAAGTCCAGTACCATTTTCAACTTGATCTGCTCCGTCAGGTGCATTCTTGTCAAAGTCTGTACTACTTGTACTTACAACAACTCCACCTACAACTGCTGATTCTTTCGATTTAACAACAACTGAAGTAGAGATATCATTTGAAAGTTTTGTTGGCGGACTCCCCACAGTTGAACTTACAGAAATGCCTAGAGCAAGATCAATACTCTCTCCTGATAATATTGTAGGCGTAACATTTAAATTAAATCCTGCGGTAACCGACTGAGCTCTTGTAAACTCATTTGTTCCAACACTAAATGTTTGTTCAGAGTTTTTCTTAATTGTTCCTCTTGTTTTATCTTTCGTTACAAGAATCCCTGATTGAACAATACGTGCATAACCTGCGGCCTTAGCTGAAGATAACTTTGGAAAAAGGTTCGCAATTGTCCCAGAGAGAGTTCCATTAGACTTAGTTGTAACTCCTCCATCTGTCGTTTTCCCGAAAGAAATCGACCCTCCTCCTTCACTTAAGCTAGGAGTCCATTTGAAACCAAAGACTTTATTATATTCTTTTTTAAGCTCAACAAACTGAGCCGTAATTTTGATAAGCTTTGGTGGGGGTTGTGGTTTCTGCTTCTGATTAACAACAATAAAGTTATTAATAATAGGTCTATTCTCAACTGTTTGAACTGCTTCAGTTCTCTGAGAGAGTGTTTGAATTCTATCAGGTAGGTAGGCAACAGCAATCTGTTCTGCTCTAACCTTATCTGCTTCATTAGTAACAATACCTTCTAACCAGTAAGCACTGTTTACAACTCTTACTGAAACGTCTTTCATATTAGATCGTTGAATTTCTTCTTGCATTTTTTTTGCAATATATCGTTGCGTCTGAGGTGAGAGTTCAACAAGCCTTAAAACTTCGGGATACTTATCCAAAACCAGAACGACCAGACCAATATCATTGGGAACAACGATATTCCCACCAACATAGACGTCTCCGCCTTTAATTCCAACTTCAATACCTTCAACTTTTGCAAGTTGCTCTTTAATTTTTTGAACTAATTTCGATTGATCAGTAGCTGTAACATTAACAAGAAATTTTGCCTTAATATCACCGGCCGTATTTCTGATTGTTACAGACGTTTGTCCAGGACCTCTACCTTTTAAGGTAATCTCCCTCTTTTGAGGTATGAGTTGATATGAGAGAATTTTCTCATTACCGATTTGAACCTTAGTAGAAGGTGCAAAGTTCAATTTCTCAATATGATCAATCCCAAGGACAAGTTCTACTACAACCTCTTTAGGCTCTTTATCTTGTGCCCAAGACATTGAGCTCATAGCGACAAAGATAAATATTAGAACTCTTGGAAAGATAGATCTCATTTACTTCCCTTGGTATTTTTCAGAGAAAAATTGCTTTGCTCTTACACCTGTATCATCCCCTAAGACATCAAAGATCTTCGTTTCTCCGATATTAACTTTTGTTTTATCGTTAATATTTCTAAGAGAAAGATATGGCGGATACGGTGAGTACGTTAAAAGAAAAATAAGCTTTTGAACCTGAAATGGATCGAGTTCAATCGTTACTGTATTATAATTTGCATACGTATTAAGTTTCATCTTCTTAATAACTGTTGGTGTTTTAACTCCAATGAGAGGAAGGTTATTTGAAACACTCATTCCCGTTGAAAGAACTCTTACATCTTGAAGAATAGTCTTTGTTGTTTGTAAGTCTTTACGTCCAGAGGCATAGTCAATAGAGGCGATAATATCAACTCGATCCCCAGGTTTAATCAGCTTCGAAACCGCCTGTTTATCAGTAATACTGATTGCGATGGCCCTTTTTTCTACAGAGACCTCTCGAGATAGTCCTGTTTTCTCACCAGGAAATGTTAATCGAGGCTTCGTAATTTGCTCACCTTTCAAGATAGGAACAGTTGCAATAGTATTTTCAACTTCCCTCATTGTTTTAAAGTGACCGGGAGCAAGGAATTTTTGAGGAACATTCATTACCGTTACTTTAGAATCATCAAGAAGTTCAAATTCCTTAATATCTGTCTTAGCAACAACAACAGAGCTCATCGTCCCATACTTCAATGTCAATGATGCTTTTTGGTCTTCTACATAGGTATAAACCATAAACATTGCAAAGACTGCGATGATCAAGGCCAGTGTAAACGATCTAGTATTCATATTTCCTCTTTCAACCTAAATACGTGTTTTAATTAAATTTTAACATTCCCTTAGGTCAAAAGGAGGGAGGCAAGAAAGTTCTCATTTATATGTACAGATGTCGCGAGCGCGACCAATATAATCCCGACGATAATAGGCGCCTTCTTTAACGTAGCTTTCGCCACAAATTCCAAAAAAGGTATAGGCCCTAACATATGCTGTCTTGGTTTGCCCTGGAATTGGATTTTTACAATCTTCGGAATCACTCAAACCGTCTCCAGGCATACTAGGAAATTTATAGCAAGCACCATGGTACACATCACCCTCTTTACTTGCTCCCCAGCCAATGATGTAAGTTGATGTCTTAACTAGACCCGCGCCATTAGCAATATCCAAGTCGGCAACAGTTGGAACATTCGAGTTTCCAGATAAGAGGCGAAAGGCATATCCTCGCGTAGCTTTTTGTTGATTAATCGAAGCATTTATCGCGTTTCCAGCATTCATCATGACCGCAACAATATACAAAATAAAAGGGATGAATATGACAAATTCAAATACTGACTGACCACTTTCATCAAGAAATTTATTTTTAATTTCTTCTTTCATTAACATCCATTATCAAAAAACGTTACATATTGATTACAATTCGTCCCAGCGGCCGTAAGCGCTTCACATATTCTCTCAACACATTCACTTCTTGTTGGCTCTCTCCCCAGAAAAGACTCTGAAGTAAGATTCAACGTCTGATTCGTTCCCACTAATGAAGGAGAAGGGAATCTTTGTTTAAATTTAACATAGGGTCCGACATAGGACTTTCTCCCACCAAAATCAGGAGAATTGACTTGAAAATCAACATTACTAGCATCTAATAAAGACAGGACTTGATAACTTTCAAATACTTTTTTGGCTTCATCAGCAGCAACTGGATCTGCAGTAGATGAACCAGCGAGATTGTTATCTATAACAAGATAAGATCGACTCGCCATAAATGTTGCATAATGAACAAGAAACCCATTCGTATAAACTAGGGCAAGACGGACAACAAAGAAAACCAGTCCAATGGCAAAGGTCATTGTTGTCAAAAACTCAATTGTTGATTGTCCGCTTTCTTTTCTAATACTCTTCTCTTGGAGTAAAGAATCGCGACTCTCCAGAGATTGGATCATAATATGTCTCATGTTGTTCATTACCATAAACACTAGTCGTAGCATCCGTTCCAGGTGAGCCATGACGATAAGAATATTCAAATTGACTTCTAAGAGATGCAAAGAGATTTGAATTGTCTCCAAATAACTGCTTAAAGGCATTACTTTTAAATACTGTTGCACCAATTGCTATGACAACAACGAGAACTAAAATATACTCAACAGTACTTTGCCCTTTTTGATCTACACAATGTCTTTGAATAGATTCCATCCTAATATTAGCCATCCTAGTAAAATAACTGGTGCATAGGAAAATCGTTTTCCAAAAACACCTTTAATGAAATTTCTATCTTTCATTCTAAGGAATAATATAAAAGATTGAAAGTTCTTCAATAGATTAATCACAAATAGAGTTCCACCGACTAAAACAGTCGCATATAAAAGATATTCAAATGCCTGATCGTGTAAAGATATTGGAACACATAAAAATAGAGTCGCAAGATATTTTGCATCTCCACCTCCCATGATCCCGAGAGCAAACATCACAAAACCACCAAAAAAGAAAAGTAGCGGAAACTTTATTAATTCAAGGCCTAATTCATAAGAAGAAGGAAAGATGAAAAGAAAAAGAACAGCAAAAGCTAGATGGAGATAAGACCAATTATTAGAAATCTTTCCCTTTTTAAAATCGATATAGGAGACGACAACAAGCTCTATTAAGAAGAAGAGGTAAATTGAAAGAGGCACTAGAAGTTCCTATTCCCAAAGGCCTTATGTAAACATTGACCTTCACATGCACCAATCGTAAGTTGTTGTGTCAAATGATAGGCCATGCTTCCAACTGAAGAACCTAGATAACTACCAATCCCCTTCACCATTCCAACAGCAAGTAAGGCCATAAAGCTAAAGAGTAATAGGTATTCAATTAAAGCTTGTCCGCTTTGTTTTTTATTCATGAGAAAATTTTAATCGACAAACGCGAGAATGCGCAACACAAGGCATCTCCTTCTTTAAGCGAAGAAGATAATAGGAAATCCAGACTTTCTTTTAGATAAACTAAAATTAATTATTGAAAGTCTGGATCATCGAGAATGTTGTCAGCTTTTTCAAACACTCCACCCGTTAAAGCGGAAAGCTTTTCTGTAGCTTCTTTCTTGAATTTGAAAACGATCAAAGCAACAACTGCAACGAGTAGGATATACTCTGTTGACGTCTGCCCATCTTCATTTTTCAGAAATTCGTAGAACTTCTTCATAGTTGCTCCCTTTATGAACCTATCTCCTTATCGTCTGTGTTTAAAAAAAGTTGAGGGATTTCTCTCACTTTTTCACCATACAGCTCCATTTCAATCATTATAACCCGACGCATCATCATATAAAATGAAAAAGTATTTGAAATCACCTAATTTCAGCAACCTATCATAATTACAAGAAAAATTTGTTTTCTTGAGTGCTGACCCCAAAATCTAGTATAATCTTAGCTGGGTCCGGTAGTTGGCAAATGACGAGTTTCGCCCTACAAATTATGTAATCGGAGTGGTCCCTGATTACTGTGAGCAAGCTCATAACTAGACCATTGGTCTTTTTCAGTGAGAAGCCTAACGTAGTTACTAACCGCTGCCACCTGTCAAATGACGGGCGGAACCGAGAGATCAACTATCGGACCTGTATTCCCTACCTTTTAACTCATCCAATTTATTGACAGTCAATCTCCATCCATTCATTATTAGAGTATGGATAGTATGACTTCTACTGAACAAATTTCCACGAAATGGATTGAAAACCTCGCTCTTGAAGAATTAAATATGGAAGAGTCTGGTATTGTTAATTTTAACAACCACCTAAACCCTGCCTATCTTCTCGAAGAGTCTTCAATTGATTTCATGAATCAACTGCGTGATCGCTTTGAACTTTATACAACTAAGTTCAATGAGTATCGTGGTATGCATACAGGAAATGGTATTAAGATTTTCAAAATTTCTAATACAGTTAATGACTTCATGCTATTTCGTAATTCTTTAAGATTGATTTTTGCTAGAAAAGCTCATGATCTTATTAACATTGGCTTTCTTGCCAATGGTAAAGATCTTTTTTCAGCAAGAATGTCACATGAAGAAGATCACGGAGCACCAAACGTACATGAAATTAGGGCCCATATCGGTCCATTTAATAATATTACATGGCGTTTTAATGGTGAGATCGTTGATCCTGATGCACTTGTAAGGCATTACATGACAGAGTTCATCACAAACTCTGCTAGATAAAGTTAACACCACCAGTATTCTTATCTTTCTTCGATTCTTTCTTCACTCCATGAAGTCTTTTAAACGTATAGTTAAGTGATTCTTCAATACTTGGAAGTTTAATATTTAAAAACCCTTCTAAGTTTGAAACATCGAGATCAAAGTAAAATTTTTCAGCAACGTGTGTCGCTGCACTTGTTAGAATGGGATAAGACCACTTTCCTTTAGTAATAAGGGTACTTTGATCATTGAATATTTCGGCGTACTTCTTAGTAAAGTTATAAAGTGTCATCTGGTCTGTACTACTGACTTGAAAGAGTCTGTTCTTTACTTCTCGGTCAAAACAGATTTTTAAAATCATGGCCAGATAGTAAACATCTAAATAACCGGTTGAAACATAGTCATCCAATTCGATTTGTTCTTTTTGAGACAATTTCATTTGGATTAAATCAAACCAAGTGAATCTTTTAGGATTATTAGATCGCCCATAAAGTTTTGAACTTCTAAACAAGATGTAATTCAATGACGTTTTTTGTATATAAAATTCTGCGGATGCCTGAGTTTTTCCATAGATCGTGTTTGGATCAGGAATATCCATTTCTAGATAATTTTTCTTCTCACCTGCAAATACGTTGGCCGAAGAAATAAAACAAATTTGAGATTTATAACGAGCACAGTAGTCAACGACATTAAAGAGTCCCGAAGTATTGAGGGCATCAGCTCTTTCTGGCTCTAATGCACAATCGACAACTGATGACATACCGACAGCATATATTGTGATATCTGGTCGAAATGCAAAGAGAACTAACTGAACCTCATCTTTTTGTAAGACGTCACAAGGAATCGTTAAAATTCCAGGAATACGAACTGGGTTTTTATTATATGTTCCAACAACTTTATACTCATCTTTAAAAAATTCAGCGAGATTTGAACCTAGGAAAGAAGAGATTCCAAAAATTAATATCGTTTTTTTTCTTTTTGGCTTAATGGCCTTAACTTCATTATTCATGTGACCATTTTACTTTAAATTCGTTTTGATAGATGTATGGGAAGAATTTGCGATAAGCAAAATAAAAAGAAGGTACCCTTGCCTCATTCAAGGCCAAGGGTACAAGAGAAAGACTAAATTACTTCAGTAAGCTTAGAGCCACATTTGGGAACTGATTAGCCTGTCCAAGGACAGAGGCTCCCGCCTGCATTAGGATATTGTTCTTTGTCATTTTCGCTGACTCTGAAGCGATATCCACATCTCTAATTCTTGATTTCGCAGCACTTAGGTTTTCATCACTGATTCCTAAGTTATTCACTGTCGAACTCAAGCGGTTCTGTAAGGCACCAAGATTTGATCGCACTCCGTTGATTTGCACAAGAGCATCATCAAGTTTCTTGAGTGATGTTTGCGCTCCTTCTTTAGAGCCGATAGTCTCAGCGGAAATTCCAAGCGAAGCGAGCGTTGCATCTGAACCAGTTCCGTCATAAGTAAGCCTATCCAAGATTGGATCATTGTTGATTCCAACTTGAAATTCCATTCGCCCACTCGTTCCATCAAGAAGCTTCTGACCGTTGAACTCACTAGAGCGAGCGATACGATCGACTTCTTCTTTAAGGTTCTGAAACTCAATGTCTGCAAACCTTCTCTCCTCTGGCCCGAGCGTGTCGTTGGCTGCTTGAACAGAGAGCTCTCTAAGTCGAATAACGATGTTAGATATCTCACTCAAGCCTCCTTCTGCCGTTTGGATTAAAGAGATTGCATCACTTGCGTTTCTCTTTGCTTGTCTCATACCTCTGATTTGTGCTCTTAAATTTTCACTAATCGCCAAACCAGCGGCATCATCACTTGCTCTCGTGATTCTTTCACCACTTGAGAGTTTTCTTAAGTTATCATTTAATCTTCTATTAGTTGTTGAAAGTGTTCTTTGCGCAGCTAATGAAGATACGTTTGTATTTATTCTAAGACCCATTGTTAATCTCCTTCAAACATATAAAACCTCCTGTTTTGTACAGCGAACCTCTTGTTCACCAAAATTGTTAATTGTTCTAAAGTTCTCATTTTTGCTTTAAGCTTTTTGAGTAATTAACTAGTCTTCCTCTATAATCTTCTTTTTTATTTTTTCCGGTGCAACCGTACCTTGCAGGGTGGACGGCTGCCCCTCAGGTTTTAACCCGTTGAACTAGTCATCTTAAACTCCTAAGCAAAACAATCTTAATTACATAAAGCCTTAATCAGTTAGCGATCACGGATTAACCGTTAGACGCTGCTTGGATTAGACTTAGGGCACTCTTTGTACTTGTGTTGGCCTGTGATAGAACCGAAGTACCTGCCTGCATTAGGATGTTTTGTTTAGTAAGCTCAGCAGTTTCTGCAGCAATATCAGTGTCTCTAACACGAGAGTTTGCAGCAGATAAGTTTTCAATACTTACTTGAATGTTGTTTACCGTTGATTGAAGTCTGTTCTGAAGAGCACCAAAGTCAGCTCTAATTCCAGATACAGATACAATTGCTTGGTCAATTGAAGATAGAGAGTTCTGTGCAGAAATCTTATCAGCAACTGAAGCAAGGTTTAAACCAAGGGCCGCTACGTTTACGTCTGCACTTGAAGCATCAAATGTTAGACGGTCACTAATAGGGTCATTTCTTGTTCCAATTTGGATATCAAAAACAGCACCTGTTCCGTTTAGTAGTGGAACACGGTTGAATTCTGTAGAGTTTGCGATACGGTCAACTTCAGATGTTAACTGTTCGAATTCAACGTTAAGAAATTTTCTTTCCGTTGCACCGATAGTATCAGAAGCAGCTTGTACAGCTAGTTCTCTAAGACGAATAAGGATGTTAGATACTTCACCTAATGCACCTTCAGCAATTTGAACTAAAGAGATACCATCTTCAGCGTTTCTTTCCGCTTGTCCAAGACCTCTAATTTGTGCTTTTAGGTTTTCTGAGATTGCCAGACCGGCAGCATCGTCACCAGCTCTGTTAATTCTTTGACCCGATGAAAGTTTCTCTAAAGATTTGTTCATCGATAGACGTGTTCCACTCAAATTTCTTTGAGCATTAAGTGACGCCACGTTTGTGTTAATACGAAGTCCCATTTCATCCTCCTTGATTTGGGTACTGACAAGAATCCTTCTAGTCAGAGAACTTCACGCAGTGATTTCCATATCACTAACGTTCTTAACTACCCTATCGTCGCTAATTCTTGGAACTTTAGAAAAAAATGTAAAATAATTAGACACCAATATCAGGTAGGCAAAAACTGCCAAAGCACCTCTATATAGGGCTATAGAGGATTCAACCGACTTATAGCATCGGTTATTGTTTTGAAAAAAATGTATTTTTTTTTACAGTTTTTTAAAGAGAACGTTTAAAATTTAATCAATGAAAGCGGTTTTAAAAGAATATATTCATACAAATTTGGCTAGAAACCCAGAATTTCTAATTCAAACACTTGGACTCATTGAAAAATCTTTTCAATATCCTAAAGAACATTCTTTTGAGACTGATTTCTATCCTCTTTTAAACCCTCATAACTATAAGAACTGTCACATTCTTCTTAACGAAAACAAAGAGGTTATTGCACATGTTGGCGTAAAGCTTCGAACCTTAAACTTCAAAGAGACTAACTCTCCAGTTGCATTGCTTGGTGGAATTTGTATGCGAGAAGACTATAGAGGTAAAGGAATCTTTAAGGCCTTCTTTAATGAATGCATCAATATATATTCTACTAAGGTAAGCTTCTTCCTTTTATGGAGTGATAAAAGTGAGCTCTATGGTAAGTTTTCCTTCTTTCAAGCAGGAGGAATTATTCAAACTGGCGATATGATTATCGATCCAGAGTATCTGCCTCCTTATTTAGAAAAAGCTGAATTAAGTCCAAAGACAATGCCCGATATAAGATACTGTTATAAAAGTGGTATAGAGGGGCGTTTCCTCACTTTAAAAAGAGAAGAATCAGACTGGAATGACTTTATGAATATCAAGTCTGCAAATCTCTACTTTATAAAGAACTCATCTAGCGTCGATGGTTACCTTCTCTGTGGAAAGGGTGCCGACTTAAAAGATGTCATTCACGAGGTCGCTTTTGCACAAAATGAGGCATTTCATCTAGAGAAACTTTCAGAGTATCAACTCTGGCTTTCTGAAAGTGAGTATAAGAGATTCAAGTCAAAGAAAACCATTTACATGGGTCTCTTTAAAGTTGGAAATCATCTTTTGTTTCAAAATTTTATCAATGCCTACACAAGAGGATTAATAAAAGTCATAAAAATAGATCAAGACAATGTCCATTTTAACTTTGAGAATTCGAATATCACAATGGATATGAGTGAGTTCTTACAAATTATCTTCGGTCCATCAAGAGCAACAGAACTGTCTAAGTGCGAACCACTATACATAAGTGGAATGGACAGTATCTAATTACTTCTCTTTAAGATTCTTAAGGCATTAAGGATTAACACAGTAGAAATCCCCCAGAAGATCCAAGCAATTGTTGGAATATCTTTTAAAGAATGCACATTAACATCTTTAATTAATAGAACTCCTGCTAAAACCATGATTCCACTTAATAAAGAGTTTCCTAAAAAGATAAGTGAAGAACTTAACATAGAGAGTTGTTCTTCATGTCCTCTATGAATGATCTCAAAAGCATAACCTTTTTTCGACCACTCCTTTAAAAACCACTTTAAGTGTCTTGGAACTGTCCTTGATGCAGACAAAATATCGCGTCCAGACCACATGGCCTCTTCTAATAATTCCTCTTTCTTGAAATTACTTTTTACGATTCCGCTAATATCTTTATTAAAAAGTCCAAAGAGATCAAGATCCATATCTAAA
This region of Halobacteriovorax sp. GB3 genomic DNA includes:
- a CDS encoding flagellin N-terminal helical domain-containing protein — protein: MGLRINTNVASLNAQRNLSGTRLSMNKSLEKLSSGQRINRAGDDAAGLAISENLKAQIRGLGQAERNAEDGISLVQIAEGALGEVSNILIRLRELAVQAASDTIGATERKFLNVEFEQLTSEVDRIANSTEFNRVPLLNGTGAVFDIQIGTRNDPISDRLTFDASSADVNVAALGLNLASVADKISAQNSLSSIDQAIVSVSGIRADFGALQNRLQSTVNNIQVSIENLSAANSRVRDTDIAAETAELTKQNILMQAGTSVLSQANTSTKSALSLIQAASNG
- a CDS encoding GNAT family N-acetyltransferase — encoded protein: MKAVLKEYIHTNLARNPEFLIQTLGLIEKSFQYPKEHSFETDFYPLLNPHNYKNCHILLNENKEVIAHVGVKLRTLNFKETNSPVALLGGICMREDYRGKGIFKAFFNECINIYSTKVSFFLLWSDKSELYGKFSFFQAGGIIQTGDMIIDPEYLPPYLEKAELSPKTMPDIRYCYKSGIEGRFLTLKREESDWNDFMNIKSANLYFIKNSSSVDGYLLCGKGADLKDVIHEVAFAQNEAFHLEKLSEYQLWLSESEYKRFKSKKTIYMGLFKVGNHLLFQNFINAYTRGLIKVIKIDQDNVHFNFENSNITMDMSEFLQIIFGPSRATELSKCEPLYISGMDSI
- a CDS encoding SDR family oxidoreductase — protein: MNNEVKAIKPKRKKTILIFGISSFLGSNLAEFFKDEYKVVGTYNKNPVRIPGILTIPCDVLQKDEVQLVLFAFRPDITIYAVGMSSVVDCALEPERADALNTSGLFNVVDYCARYKSQICFISSANVFAGEKKNYLEMDIPDPNTIYGKTQASAEFYIQKTSLNYILFRSSKLYGRSNNPKRFTWFDLIQMKLSQKEQIELDDYVSTGYLDVYYLAMILKICFDREVKNRLFQVSSTDQMTLYNFTKKYAEIFNDQSTLITKGKWSYPILTSAATHVAEKFYFDLDVSNLEGFLNIKLPSIEESLNYTFKRLHGVKKESKKDKNTGGVNFI
- a CDS encoding flagellin N-terminal helical domain-containing protein produces the protein MGLRINTNVSSLAAQRTLSTTNRRLNDNLRKLSSGERITRASDDAAGLAISENLRAQIRGMRQAKRNASDAISLIQTAEGGLSEISNIVIRLRELSVQAANDTLGPEERRFADIEFQNLKEEVDRIARSSEFNGQKLLDGTSGRMEFQVGINNDPILDRLTYDGTGSDATLASLGISAETIGSKEGAQTSLKKLDDALVQINGVRSNLGALQNRLSSTVNNLGISDENLSAAKSRIRDVDIASESAKMTKNNILMQAGASVLGQANQFPNVALSLLK